From a region of the Bradyrhizobium sp. KBS0727 genome:
- a CDS encoding CBS domain-containing protein, with protein sequence MDHPLRRPEQILAYRPLKQILAAKSKALWTVAPGDNALSAMQLMADKNIGFLVVMERRTIVGVLSERDCVRRLVLGGRSAEATSVADIMVRNVVKADITNTFSDCLRLMHEHQIRHLPVTDNDDVVGVISVRDLLGEAVAHHTRVIAELERERLTMLTSTA encoded by the coding sequence ATGGATCATCCGCTCAGACGGCCCGAGCAAATCCTTGCCTACCGACCGCTGAAACAGATCCTTGCCGCCAAGTCCAAGGCTCTCTGGACCGTTGCACCCGGCGACAATGCGCTTTCGGCGATGCAACTCATGGCCGACAAGAACATCGGTTTTTTGGTGGTCATGGAGCGCCGCACGATCGTCGGCGTTCTTTCCGAACGCGATTGCGTCCGGCGTCTCGTCCTCGGCGGAAGATCTGCCGAGGCGACGTCGGTCGCGGACATTATGGTCCGCAACGTCGTCAAAGCCGACATTACCAATACCTTTTCCGACTGTCTGAGGCTGATGCACGAACACCAGATTCGCCATCTGCCGGTGACGGATAATGACGACGTCGTGGGGGTAATTTCGGTTCGTGACTTGCTGGGCGAAGCGGTCGCGCACCACACGAGGGTCATCGCTGAACTCGAGCGGGAACGTCTGACCATGCTCACATCGACGGCCTGA